One window of the Streptomyces sp. ITFR-21 genome contains the following:
- a CDS encoding carbohydrate kinase family protein, with the protein MDDQPVLDPLGALRVPGDPAADVYLTGTVFLDIIFTGLDSAPVRGTESWARGMGSSPGGIANMATALARLGLRTTLAAAFGDDMYGDYCWDCLESGEGIDLTPSRRIPGWHSPVTVSMAYEGERTMVSHGHQAPPPEEAVPTCPPPARAAVASFGRLAAERGDRDWIAEAAASGTQVFADVGWDDTGRWDPADLDGLRHCAAFLPNAEEAMRYTRSADPREAARRLAEQVPLAVVTLGAEGAYAVDSASGETAEVPALLVEALDPTGAGDVFVAGFVTGTLAGWPLADRLAFASLCAALSVQEFGGSLSAPGWIEIAGWWQQVRAYAGETIGTREALYRYGFLEALLPAGTRPWPLRRAVPTIGFRPA; encoded by the coding sequence ATGGACGACCAGCCCGTTCTCGACCCGCTCGGCGCGCTGCGCGTGCCGGGGGACCCGGCGGCCGACGTGTACCTGACCGGCACCGTGTTCCTCGACATCATCTTCACCGGCCTGGACAGCGCGCCCGTGCGCGGCACCGAGTCGTGGGCCCGCGGCATGGGCTCCAGCCCCGGCGGCATCGCCAACATGGCCACCGCCCTGGCCCGGCTCGGCCTGCGCACGACGCTCGCCGCGGCCTTCGGCGACGACATGTACGGCGACTACTGCTGGGACTGCCTGGAAAGCGGCGAGGGCATCGACCTCACCCCCTCCCGCCGGATCCCCGGCTGGCACTCACCGGTCACCGTGTCCATGGCGTACGAGGGCGAGCGCACCATGGTCAGCCACGGCCACCAGGCGCCGCCGCCGGAGGAGGCGGTGCCGACCTGCCCGCCGCCGGCCAGGGCCGCGGTCGCCTCGTTCGGCCGGCTGGCGGCCGAGCGCGGCGACCGCGACTGGATCGCCGAGGCCGCCGCGTCCGGCACGCAGGTCTTCGCCGACGTCGGGTGGGACGACACCGGCCGCTGGGACCCGGCCGACCTCGACGGGCTGCGGCACTGCGCGGCCTTCCTGCCGAACGCCGAGGAGGCCATGCGCTACACCCGTTCCGCCGACCCCAGGGAAGCCGCCCGCAGGCTCGCGGAACAGGTCCCGCTGGCGGTCGTCACCCTCGGCGCGGAGGGCGCCTACGCGGTGGACTCGGCCAGCGGCGAGACCGCGGAGGTGCCCGCGCTGCTGGTCGAGGCGCTGGACCCGACCGGCGCCGGCGACGTCTTCGTGGCCGGCTTCGTCACCGGCACCCTCGCCGGCTGGCCGCTCGCCGACCGGCTCGCCTTCGCCTCCCTGTGCGCGGCGCTGTCGGTCCAGGAGTTCGGCGGCTCGCTGTCCGCCCCCGGGTGGATCGAGATCGCCGGCTGGTGGCAGCAGGTCAGGGCGTACGCGGGCGAGACCATCGGCACCCGCGAGGCGCTGTACCGCTACGGCTTCCTCGAAGCGCTCCTGCCGGCCGGCACCCGCCCCTGGCCGCTGCGCCGGGCCGTGCCCACCATCGGCTTCCGCCCCGCCTGA
- a CDS encoding 6-phospho-beta-glucosidase: MKLTILGGGGFRVPLVYRALLGDPTVREVVLFDPDPRRLRVVGAVLDTLRTGPAGRAAAGPAPAVRLTADLDDALRGAHFVFSAVRVGGTAGRVRDERLPLAEGVLGQETVGAGGVLYGLRTLPVAVAVARRIKAVAPEAWVINFTNPAGMVTEAMSRVLGPRVIGICDSPVGLVRRAARAAGADPDAADFGYDYVGLNHLGWLRRLTVGGRDLLPGLLADPVALAGFEEGRLFGPHWPAALGSLPNEYLHYYYFRREALAAVRAAPATRGEFLDRQQSAFFAAADAAPADAYRLWEETRREREETYMAENRAAGGGWERDPQDLDGGGYDRVALALMRAVARDERTVLILNVPGGGAVPLLDPSAVVEVPCEVGAFGARPLPVAPPDEHQAGLMLAVKAVERAAIEAAATGSRTAALRALALHPLVDSAAVADRILTAAGW, translated from the coding sequence ATGAAGCTGACGATCCTGGGCGGCGGCGGTTTCCGCGTCCCCCTCGTCTACCGGGCGCTGCTCGGCGACCCGACGGTGCGCGAGGTGGTCCTCTTCGACCCGGACCCGCGCCGGCTGCGGGTGGTGGGGGCGGTGCTGGACACCCTGCGGACCGGCCCGGCGGGCCGGGCTGCGGCCGGGCCCGCGCCCGCCGTGCGGCTCACCGCGGACCTGGACGACGCCCTGCGCGGCGCGCACTTCGTGTTCTCGGCGGTCCGGGTGGGCGGCACGGCCGGACGGGTGCGGGACGAGCGGCTGCCGCTGGCGGAGGGCGTGCTGGGGCAGGAGACGGTGGGGGCGGGCGGGGTGCTCTACGGGCTGCGTACGCTGCCGGTCGCTGTCGCGGTGGCCCGGCGGATCAAGGCGGTGGCGCCGGAGGCGTGGGTGATCAACTTCACCAACCCGGCGGGCATGGTCACCGAGGCGATGTCGCGGGTGCTGGGCCCGCGGGTGATCGGCATCTGCGACTCCCCGGTGGGCCTGGTGCGGCGGGCGGCACGGGCGGCGGGCGCCGACCCGGACGCGGCGGACTTCGGCTACGACTACGTGGGTCTGAACCACCTGGGGTGGCTGCGGCGGCTGACCGTCGGCGGCCGGGACCTGCTGCCCGGCCTGCTCGCGGACCCGGTGGCGCTGGCCGGCTTCGAGGAGGGGCGGCTGTTCGGCCCGCACTGGCCGGCCGCGCTCGGCTCGCTGCCCAACGAGTACCTGCACTACTACTACTTCCGGCGGGAGGCCCTGGCCGCCGTCCGGGCGGCTCCGGCGACCCGCGGGGAGTTCCTGGACCGGCAGCAGTCGGCGTTCTTCGCGGCGGCCGACGCGGCGCCGGCGGACGCGTACCGGCTGTGGGAGGAGACCCGGCGGGAGCGTGAGGAGACGTACATGGCCGAGAACCGCGCGGCCGGCGGGGGCTGGGAGCGCGATCCGCAGGACCTGGACGGCGGCGGCTACGACCGGGTGGCGCTGGCGCTGATGCGGGCCGTCGCCCGCGACGAGCGGACGGTGCTCATCCTCAACGTACCGGGCGGCGGCGCGGTTCCCCTCCTCGATCCTTCGGCAGTGGTCGAAGTGCCGTGCGAGGTCGGCGCGTTCGGGGCCCGGCCGCTGCCGGTGGCGCCGCCGGACGAGCACCAGGCGGGCCTGATGCTGGCCGTCAAGGCGGTGGAGCGGGCGGCGATCGAGGCGGCGGCGACGGGTTCGCGGACGGCCGCGCTGCGCGCCCTGGCACTGCATCCGCTGGTGGACTCCGCGGCGGTCGCGGACCGGATCCTGACCGCCGCCGGCTGGTGA
- a CDS encoding HAD family acid phosphatase, producing MPRARLSARRALAVTAAAITLGATFYGVGAAGADSSVPRSDKQIPNLTDVVNEIKAYYGDTVDATGEHQASPTGNYARQVAGIEAKATSYLAHAGKDSGHGKHAKKPAIVLDVDDTSLLTYNYELEVGFNYTPASNSAYLDTKNMPPVFGVDTLTNWASAHGYTVFWITGRPEAQRADTVRNLSAVGYRAVADPAHLYLKNSAAPPAYLPCGATCTTVEYKSGTRAHIESLGYDIVANFGDQYSDLSGGHADKSFKLPNPMYYLP from the coding sequence ATGCCCCGTGCCCGCCTGTCCGCCCGCCGCGCCCTGGCCGTGACCGCAGCCGCGATCACCCTGGGCGCCACCTTCTACGGGGTCGGCGCCGCCGGCGCGGACAGCTCCGTGCCGCGCAGCGACAAACAGATCCCCAACCTCACCGACGTCGTCAACGAGATCAAGGCGTACTACGGCGACACGGTGGACGCCACCGGCGAACACCAGGCGTCGCCCACCGGCAACTACGCCCGGCAGGTGGCCGGCATCGAGGCCAAGGCCACGTCCTACCTCGCGCACGCCGGCAAGGACTCCGGCCACGGGAAGCACGCCAAGAAGCCCGCGATCGTCCTCGACGTGGACGACACCAGCCTGCTCACCTACAACTACGAGCTGGAGGTGGGCTTCAACTACACCCCGGCCAGCAACAGCGCCTACCTGGACACCAAGAACATGCCGCCGGTCTTCGGCGTCGACACCCTCACCAACTGGGCGTCCGCGCACGGCTACACGGTCTTCTGGATCACCGGCCGCCCCGAGGCCCAGCGGGCCGACACCGTACGCAACCTGTCGGCCGTCGGCTACCGAGCCGTGGCCGACCCGGCCCACCTCTACCTGAAGAACTCCGCCGCGCCGCCCGCGTACCTGCCCTGCGGCGCGACCTGCACGACCGTGGAGTACAAGTCGGGCACCCGGGCGCACATCGAGTCCCTCGGGTACGACATCGTCGCCAACTTCGGCGACCAGTACAGCGACCTGTCCGGCGGTCACGCCGACAAGTCCTTCAAGCTGCCCAACCCGATGTACTACCTGCCCTGA
- a CDS encoding ribonuclease Z, producing MRELVVLGTASQVPTRQRNQNGYVLRWDGEGILFDPGEGSQRQMLFAGVAANDLTRICVTHFHGDHALGLAGVIQRISLDRVPHPVTAHYPVGGQHFFDRLRYSAAYRDNADLREVPVTGDGPLAATPAFTLSAARLSHPVEAYGYRLTEPDGRRLLPDKLAEHGIAGPDVGRLQREGSLRGVELAEVSEPRPGQSFAFIMDTRLCPAVPALAGGCDLLVIESTFLDEDAALAEEYGHLTAGQAASVARDAGVRHLVLTHFSQRYTDPDLFERQARAAGFTGELTVARDLMRVPVPKRR from the coding sequence GTGCGTGAACTCGTCGTCCTGGGCACCGCCAGCCAGGTCCCGACCCGGCAGCGGAACCAGAACGGCTACGTGCTGCGGTGGGACGGCGAGGGCATCCTGTTCGACCCCGGTGAGGGCAGCCAGCGGCAGATGCTGTTCGCCGGGGTCGCCGCCAACGACCTGACCCGGATCTGCGTCACGCACTTCCACGGCGACCACGCGCTGGGCCTGGCCGGGGTGATCCAGCGGATCAGCCTGGACCGGGTGCCCCACCCGGTCACCGCGCACTACCCGGTGGGCGGGCAGCACTTCTTCGACCGCCTGCGGTACTCCGCCGCCTACCGCGACAACGCCGACCTGCGCGAGGTCCCGGTCACCGGCGACGGGCCGCTCGCCGCCACGCCCGCCTTCACCCTGTCCGCGGCCCGGCTGTCGCACCCCGTGGAGGCGTACGGCTACCGGCTGACCGAACCCGACGGCCGCCGCCTGCTCCCCGACAAGCTGGCCGAACACGGCATCGCGGGACCGGACGTCGGTCGCCTCCAGCGCGAAGGGTCGCTGCGCGGGGTGGAGTTGGCTGAGGTCAGCGAGCCGCGGCCCGGCCAGAGCTTCGCGTTCATCATGGACACCCGGCTCTGCCCGGCCGTCCCGGCGCTCGCGGGGGGCTGCGACCTGCTCGTCATCGAGTCCACCTTCCTGGACGAGGACGCCGCGCTGGCCGAGGAGTACGGGCACCTGACGGCCGGTCAGGCGGCGTCGGTGGCCCGGGACGCGGGCGTACGGCACCTGGTCCTGACCCACTTCTCCCAGCGCTACACCGACCCCGACCTGTTCGAGAGGCAGGCCCGCGCGGCGGGCTTCACCGGTGAACTCACCGTCGCCCGGGACCTGATGCGGGTCCCGGTGCCCAAGCGCCGCTGA
- a CDS encoding histidine triad nucleotide-binding protein: MAGEPQADCLFCGIVAGDIPATIVRETDTTVAFRDINPQAPTHVLVIPRAHYPDGAALAAGDPGAAADVLREAGEVAAQEKVDATGYRIIFNTGPGAGQTVFHAHAHVLGGRDLKRLVV, encoded by the coding sequence ATGGCGGGAGAACCACAGGCCGACTGCCTGTTCTGCGGGATCGTGGCGGGGGACATCCCGGCGACGATCGTCCGCGAGACCGACACCACCGTCGCCTTCCGGGACATAAACCCGCAGGCGCCGACGCATGTCCTGGTCATCCCGCGGGCGCACTACCCGGACGGCGCCGCCCTGGCCGCGGGGGACCCGGGGGCGGCGGCGGACGTGCTGCGCGAGGCCGGCGAGGTGGCCGCCCAGGAGAAGGTCGACGCCACCGGCTACCGGATCATCTTCAACACCGGGCCGGGTGCGGGCCAGACCGTCTTCCACGCGCACGCCCACGTACTCGGCGGACGGGACCTCAAGCGGCTGGTCGTCTGA
- a CDS encoding S41 family peptidase, with protein sequence MRHPHPFGDVVAFTAEDDVWVAPLDGGRAWRVSADNMPVGRPRIAPAGDVVAWTSTRDGAPEVHVAPVDGGPSRRLTYWGNGRTAVRGWTPDGELVVITADGQASSRRSWARVVPLDGGPARTLPYGPVGDLAYGPGGAVLLQSATMGREAAHWKGYRGGTAGKLWLDPDGGGEFHRVHAELDGNIESPMWVGGRIAFLSDHEGEGAVYSSLPDGTGLRRHSPLGGFYARQAATDGTRVAYTAAGRLYLIDNLVDAADAVDAADPHTAAPRELRIALGGQRGDLQPHPVRAASHLGDARPDHTGRGSAVEIRGTTHWITHRGGPARVLAAEPGVRTRHPRVFSPGGDGDQHVVWVTDAEGDDALELAPATGLPGDARPRRLAAGRLGRVHEIEVSPDGHRIAVASHDGRVLLVETQTGEVREVTAGDAGDASDLAFSPDSCWLAWSHPGPGSLRQIKLAATADLTVVDATPLRFHDFAPAFTADGRHLAFLSERAFDPVYDAHVFDLSFPNACRPYLMTLAATTPSPFGPQRHGRPYDDDADDAAREAAKDAAGEDKDTEQDKDGRGKGDRPRTPVTKVDAEGLADRIVPFPVEAGRYSRLSAAKGGVLWLRHPLVGVLGSALAGPEAQPPNTVLEHYDLARLRIEEVADDADDFAVTGDGSKVLVTNGGRLRIAPADSKADDDSDSSVTVDLSRIRVTVRPADEWRQMYGETHRLMRDNYWRADMNGLDWDAAGERYRPLLDAVATHDDLVDVLWELHGELRTSHAYVSPPGGYRDPLHRQGLLGADVSRTGDGRWRIDRVLPGESSDPYARSPLAAPGVAVHAGDVLVAVDGHPVDPLAGPGPLLVGTAGKPVELTVAPAAGGPVRHVVAVPLSDEEPLRYHDWVAGRRAHVHQASGGRLGYLHVPDMVSSGWAELHRDLRVEVAREGLVVDVRENRGGHTSQLVVEKLARRIVGWDVPRGAHPFSYPQDAPRGPVVAVANEFSGSDGDIVNAAVKALGIGPVVGTRTWGGVIGIDSRYRLVDGTGVTQPKYSFWLEGYGWGVENHGVDPDIEVPHTPQDWAAGRDPQLDTAVDLALAALAEHPAKTPPELPPPLY encoded by the coding sequence CTGCGGCACCCGCACCCCTTCGGGGACGTCGTCGCCTTCACCGCCGAGGACGACGTGTGGGTGGCGCCGCTCGACGGCGGGCGGGCGTGGCGGGTCAGCGCCGACAACATGCCGGTCGGGCGCCCGCGGATCGCGCCCGCGGGGGACGTGGTCGCCTGGACGTCGACCCGGGACGGCGCACCCGAGGTGCACGTGGCACCGGTGGACGGCGGGCCGTCGCGGCGGCTGACCTACTGGGGCAACGGGCGTACGGCGGTGCGGGGTTGGACGCCGGACGGCGAACTGGTGGTGATCACCGCCGACGGGCAGGCGTCGTCGCGCCGCAGCTGGGCCCGGGTGGTGCCGCTCGACGGCGGCCCGGCCCGCACCCTCCCGTACGGGCCGGTCGGGGACCTGGCGTACGGGCCCGGCGGCGCGGTGCTGCTCCAGTCGGCGACCATGGGCCGGGAGGCCGCGCACTGGAAGGGCTACCGGGGCGGTACCGCCGGCAAGCTGTGGCTGGACCCGGACGGCGGCGGGGAGTTCCACCGGGTGCACGCCGAACTGGACGGCAACATCGAGTCCCCGATGTGGGTCGGCGGCCGGATCGCCTTCCTCAGCGACCACGAGGGCGAAGGCGCCGTCTACTCCAGCCTGCCCGACGGCACCGGTCTGCGCCGGCACAGCCCGCTGGGCGGCTTCTACGCCCGGCAGGCGGCCACCGACGGCACCCGGGTCGCCTACACGGCCGCCGGACGCCTGTACCTGATCGACAACCTGGTCGACGCGGCCGACGCGGTGGACGCGGCCGACCCGCACACGGCCGCGCCGCGCGAGCTGCGGATCGCCCTCGGCGGCCAGCGTGGCGACCTCCAGCCGCACCCGGTGCGCGCCGCGAGCCACCTGGGCGACGCGCGCCCCGACCACACCGGGCGCGGCAGCGCCGTCGAGATCCGCGGCACCACGCACTGGATCACCCACCGGGGCGGCCCGGCCCGGGTGCTGGCCGCGGAGCCCGGCGTGCGGACCCGCCACCCGCGGGTGTTCTCGCCGGGCGGCGACGGCGACCAGCATGTCGTCTGGGTCACCGACGCCGAGGGTGACGACGCCCTGGAACTCGCCCCCGCCACCGGTCTGCCGGGCGACGCGCGACCGCGCCGGCTGGCCGCCGGGCGGCTCGGCCGGGTGCACGAGATCGAGGTCTCGCCGGACGGCCACCGGATCGCCGTCGCCTCCCACGACGGCCGGGTGCTGCTGGTGGAGACGCAGACCGGCGAGGTCCGGGAGGTGACCGCCGGGGACGCGGGCGATGCCTCCGACCTGGCCTTCTCGCCCGACTCCTGCTGGCTTGCCTGGTCGCACCCGGGGCCCGGCTCGCTGCGGCAGATCAAGCTCGCCGCGACCGCGGACCTCACCGTCGTGGACGCCACCCCGCTGCGCTTCCACGACTTCGCCCCCGCGTTCACCGCCGACGGGCGGCACCTGGCGTTCCTGTCCGAGCGGGCCTTCGACCCGGTCTACGACGCCCACGTGTTCGACCTGTCCTTCCCCAACGCCTGCCGCCCGTACCTGATGACGCTCGCCGCCACCACGCCCTCGCCGTTCGGACCGCAGCGCCACGGCCGGCCGTACGACGACGACGCCGACGACGCGGCCAGGGAAGCGGCCAAGGACGCCGCGGGGGAGGACAAGGACACCGAGCAGGACAAGGACGGCAGGGGGAAGGGCGACCGGCCGCGTACCCCCGTCACCAAGGTGGACGCCGAGGGGCTGGCCGACCGGATCGTGCCGTTCCCCGTCGAGGCCGGGCGGTACTCACGGCTCAGCGCCGCCAAGGGCGGTGTGCTGTGGCTGCGGCACCCGCTGGTCGGCGTGCTCGGCTCGGCGCTCGCCGGGCCGGAGGCGCAGCCGCCGAACACCGTGCTGGAGCACTACGACCTGGCCCGGCTGCGGATCGAGGAGGTCGCCGACGACGCCGACGACTTCGCGGTCACCGGCGACGGGAGCAAGGTGCTCGTCACCAACGGCGGCCGGCTGCGGATCGCGCCCGCCGACAGCAAGGCCGACGACGACTCGGACAGCTCGGTGACCGTCGACCTGTCCCGGATCAGGGTCACCGTGCGCCCCGCCGACGAGTGGCGGCAGATGTACGGCGAGACGCACCGTCTGATGCGGGACAACTACTGGCGCGCCGACATGAACGGCCTGGACTGGGACGCGGCCGGCGAGCGCTACCGCCCGCTGCTGGACGCCGTCGCCACCCACGACGACCTGGTGGACGTGCTGTGGGAGCTGCACGGCGAGCTGCGCACCTCGCACGCGTACGTCTCGCCGCCCGGCGGCTACCGCGACCCGCTGCACCGGCAGGGGCTGCTCGGCGCGGACGTCTCCCGTACCGGGGACGGGCGCTGGCGCATCGACCGGGTGCTGCCCGGTGAGTCCTCCGACCCGTACGCGCGCTCCCCGCTGGCCGCGCCGGGCGTCGCCGTGCACGCCGGCGACGTGCTGGTCGCGGTCGACGGGCACCCGGTGGACCCGCTGGCCGGTCCCGGGCCGCTGCTGGTCGGCACCGCGGGCAAGCCGGTGGAGCTGACCGTCGCCCCCGCGGCGGGCGGCCCCGTACGGCACGTGGTGGCGGTACCGCTGTCCGACGAGGAGCCGCTGCGGTACCACGACTGGGTGGCCGGGCGGCGGGCGCACGTGCACCAGGCGTCCGGCGGCCGGCTGGGCTATCTGCACGTGCCCGACATGGTCAGCAGCGGCTGGGCCGAGCTCCACCGCGACCTGCGGGTGGAGGTGGCCCGCGAGGGCCTGGTGGTGGACGTCCGGGAGAACCGCGGCGGCCACACCTCGCAGCTGGTGGTGGAGAAGCTGGCCCGCCGGATCGTCGGCTGGGACGTCCCGCGCGGCGCGCACCCCTTCAGCTACCCCCAGGACGCGCCGCGCGGCCCGGTCGTCGCGGTCGCCAACGAGTTCTCCGGCTCCGACGGCGACATCGTCAACGCGGCGGTCAAGGCGCTCGGCATCGGCCCGGTGGTCGGCACCCGCACCTGGGGCGGCGTCATCGGCATCGACAGCCGCTACCGGCTGGTCGACGGCACCGGCGTCACCCAGCCCAAGTACTCCTTCTGGCTGGAGGGTTACGGCTGGGGCGTGGAGAACCACGGCGTCGACCCGGACATCGAGGTCCCGCACACCCCGCAGGACTGGGCGGCCGGCCGCGACCCGCAGCTCGACACGGCCGTCGACCTGGCGCTGGCCGCCCTGGCGGAACACCCGGCGAAGACCCCGCCGGAGCTGCCGCCGCCGCTGTACTGA
- a CDS encoding 16S rRNA (uracil(1498)-N(3))-methyltransferase: MTAPVFLVDPVLLDGSPSRITLDGPEGRHAVSVRRLQPGEELVLTDGSGRGAHGVVSGVVGKDVLNVEVRAVRDEPAPSPRITVVQALPKGDRGELAVETMTEAGVDAVVPWAAARCVTQWRGDRGAKSLAKWRATAREAAKQSRRLRFPEVTDPMTTRQLAALLGAADFAAVLHEEGSAPLATAPLPAAGSFVLVVGPEGGVSPEELAAFAAVGAHPHRLGPTVLRTSTAGVAALSALLTRTGRWG; the protein is encoded by the coding sequence ATGACCGCCCCGGTCTTCCTGGTGGACCCCGTCCTGCTGGACGGCTCCCCGTCCCGGATCACCCTCGACGGCCCGGAGGGGCGGCACGCGGTGTCGGTGCGCCGCCTGCAGCCGGGCGAGGAGCTCGTCCTCACCGACGGCTCCGGGCGGGGCGCCCACGGGGTGGTCTCCGGCGTCGTCGGCAAGGACGTCCTCAACGTCGAGGTGCGCGCGGTGCGCGACGAGCCCGCGCCCTCCCCCCGGATCACCGTCGTCCAGGCGCTCCCCAAGGGCGACCGCGGCGAGCTCGCCGTGGAGACGATGACGGAGGCGGGCGTCGACGCGGTCGTCCCGTGGGCCGCGGCCCGCTGCGTCACGCAGTGGCGCGGCGACCGCGGCGCCAAGTCCCTCGCCAAGTGGCGGGCCACGGCCCGCGAGGCGGCCAAGCAGTCCCGCCGGCTGCGCTTCCCCGAAGTCACCGATCCCATGACGACCCGGCAGCTCGCCGCTCTGCTCGGCGCCGCCGACTTCGCCGCCGTGCTCCACGAGGAGGGTTCCGCCCCGCTGGCAACCGCCCCGCTGCCCGCCGCCGGGTCCTTCGTCCTGGTCGTCGGCCCCGAGGGCGGCGTCTCCCCGGAGGAGCTGGCCGCCTTCGCGGCGGTCGGCGCCCACCCCCACCGGCTGGGCCCCACCGTCCTGCGCACCTCCACGGCGGGCGTCGCCGCGCTGTCCGCCCTGCTGACCCGCACCGGCCGCTGGGGCTAG
- a CDS encoding nitronate monooxygenase has product MSALTDLSSFSAYPIVQAPMAGGASNPQLAAAVGAAGGLGFLAAGYKTSEAMYEEIRQLRDLTSHPFGVNLFMPQPGTVDPSAVAVYAEQLAGEAAWYATELGDPDIGTDDAYDSKVAVLLEDPVPMVSFTFGCPERSVCEAFAKAGTYTVVTVTSPAEALAAQRAGADAVCVQGVEAGGHQGTHRDDPQLDGAGIGLLSLIPQVREAVQLPMIAAGGLMRGSQIAAVLTAGADAAALGTAFLVCPESGASVVHKRAVTDPVFARTELTRAFSGRPARGLFNRFMREHGRYTPPGYPQIHHLTSPLRRAAAAAGDPQGMALWAGQGHRLARELSAGALVETLVAELRAAREEARA; this is encoded by the coding sequence ATGTCCGCGTTGACAGACCTCTCCTCCTTTTCTGCGTACCCGATCGTCCAGGCCCCCATGGCGGGCGGCGCCTCCAACCCGCAGCTGGCCGCGGCCGTCGGCGCGGCCGGCGGGCTCGGCTTCCTCGCCGCCGGGTACAAGACGTCCGAGGCGATGTACGAGGAGATCCGGCAGCTGCGCGACCTCACCTCGCACCCCTTCGGGGTGAACCTCTTCATGCCGCAGCCCGGCACCGTCGACCCGTCCGCCGTCGCGGTCTACGCCGAGCAGCTGGCAGGCGAGGCCGCCTGGTACGCCACCGAGCTCGGCGACCCCGACATCGGCACCGACGACGCGTACGACTCCAAGGTCGCGGTGCTGCTGGAGGACCCGGTGCCGATGGTCAGCTTCACCTTCGGCTGCCCGGAGCGGTCGGTCTGCGAGGCGTTCGCCAAGGCCGGTACGTACACGGTGGTCACCGTCACCTCGCCCGCCGAGGCGCTCGCCGCCCAGCGGGCCGGCGCCGACGCGGTCTGCGTCCAGGGGGTGGAGGCCGGCGGCCACCAGGGCACCCACCGCGACGACCCGCAGCTCGACGGCGCCGGCATCGGCCTGCTCTCACTGATCCCGCAGGTCCGCGAGGCCGTGCAGCTCCCGATGATCGCCGCCGGCGGCCTGATGCGCGGCAGCCAGATCGCCGCGGTCCTCACCGCGGGGGCGGACGCCGCCGCGCTCGGCACCGCCTTCCTGGTCTGTCCGGAGTCCGGCGCCAGCGTCGTGCACAAGCGGGCCGTCACCGACCCCGTCTTCGCCAGGACCGAACTGACCCGCGCGTTCTCCGGCCGCCCCGCCCGCGGCCTGTTCAACCGCTTCATGCGCGAGCACGGCCGCTACACCCCGCCCGGGTACCCGCAGATACACCACCTCACCAGTCCGCTGCGCCGGGCCGCCGCCGCGGCCGGCGACCCCCAGGGCATGGCGCTGTGGGCGGGGCAGGGCCACCGGCTGGCCCGTGAGCTGTCCGCGGGCGCCCTCGTCGAGACCCTCGTCGCCGAACTCCGGGCCGCCCGGGAGGAGGCCCGCGCATGA
- the dnaJ gene encoding molecular chaperone DnaJ produces MATDYYAVLGVRRDAGPDEIKKAFRRLARELHPDVNPDPKTQERFKEINAAYEVLSDPQKKQVYDLGGDPLSASGGGGGAGGFGAGFGNFSDIMDAFFGQSQQRGPRSRTRRGQDAMIRLEIELDEAAFGTTKDIQVDTAVTCGTCNGEGAAPGTSAQTCDMCRGRGEVSQVTRSFLGQVMTSRPCPQCQGFGTVVPTPCPECAGDGRVRSRRTLTVKIPAGVDNGTRIQLAGEGEVGPGGGPAGDLYVEIREVPHAVFQRRGDDLHCTVTLPMTAAALGTKCPLETLDGLEEIDIRPGTQSGQSIPLHQRGITHLRGGGRGDLVVHVEVITPHKLDADQEDLLRRLAKLRGEERPLGQFAPGQQGLFSRLKDAFNGR; encoded by the coding sequence GTGGCCACGGACTACTACGCCGTACTCGGCGTGCGCCGCGACGCAGGACCTGACGAGATCAAGAAGGCATTCCGCCGGCTCGCCCGCGAACTGCACCCGGACGTGAATCCGGACCCCAAGACCCAGGAGCGGTTCAAGGAGATCAACGCCGCTTACGAGGTGCTCTCCGACCCGCAGAAGAAGCAGGTCTACGACCTCGGCGGCGACCCGCTGTCCGCCTCGGGCGGTGGCGGCGGCGCCGGGGGCTTCGGAGCCGGCTTCGGCAACTTCAGCGACATCATGGACGCCTTCTTCGGGCAGTCGCAGCAGCGCGGCCCGCGCTCGCGCACCCGGCGCGGGCAGGACGCCATGATCCGGCTGGAGATCGAGCTGGACGAGGCCGCGTTCGGCACCACCAAGGACATCCAGGTGGACACCGCGGTCACCTGCGGCACCTGCAACGGCGAGGGCGCCGCTCCCGGCACGTCCGCGCAGACCTGCGACATGTGCCGCGGGCGGGGCGAGGTGTCCCAGGTCACCCGGTCCTTCCTCGGCCAGGTGATGACCTCGCGGCCGTGCCCGCAGTGCCAGGGCTTCGGCACCGTGGTGCCCACCCCGTGCCCGGAGTGCGCCGGCGACGGCCGGGTCCGCTCCCGCCGCACGCTGACCGTGAAGATCCCCGCGGGTGTCGACAACGGCACCCGGATCCAGCTGGCCGGCGAGGGCGAGGTCGGCCCCGGCGGCGGCCCGGCCGGCGACCTCTACGTGGAGATCCGCGAGGTTCCGCACGCGGTCTTCCAGCGCCGCGGCGACGACCTGCACTGCACGGTGACCCTGCCGATGACGGCCGCCGCGCTCGGCACCAAGTGCCCGCTGGAGACGCTGGACGGCCTGGAGGAGATCGACATCAGGCCCGGCACCCAGTCGGGCCAGTCGATCCCGCTGCACCAGCGCGGCATCACCCACCTGCGGGGCGGCGGCCGGGGCGACCTCGTGGTCCACGTCGAGGTGATCACCCCGCACAAGCTCGACGCCGACCAGGAGGACCTGCTGCGGCGGCTGGCGAAGCTGCGCGGGGAGGAGCGGCCCCTCGGGCAGTTCGCCCCGGGCCAGCAGGGCCTGTTCTCACGGCTCAAGGACGCGTTCAACGGGCGGTAG